Proteins found in one Cheilinus undulatus linkage group 9, ASM1832078v1, whole genome shotgun sequence genomic segment:
- the LOC121515780 gene encoding dispanin subfamily A member 2b-like: protein MNPEGVPLQGRGYEGYPAQPGAPAVVQTTTVTITTEPPKDHIIWSLFSFIYMNFFCLGLVALIHSIKSRDRKMVGDLEGARHHGSTARCYNIAATVLLCVPILIAIIDIIYICVRVSNRRI from the exons ATGAATCCTGAGGGGGTACCACTGCAAGGGAGGGGGTATGAAGGGTATCCTGCACAGCCTGGAGCACCTGCAGTGGTTCAGACCACCACTGTGACCATCACCACTGAACCCCCCAAGGACCACATCATCTGGTCTCTCTTTAGCTTCATCTACATGAACTTCTTCTGTCTTGGACTGGTCGCTCTCATCCACTCCATCAAG TCCAGGGATCGGAAGATGGTTGGTGACCTGGAGGGTGCTCGACATCACGGCTCAACCGCCCGATGCTACAACATCGCAGCCACCGTTTTGTTGTGTGTGCCGATCTTGATTGCCATAATTGATATAATCTACATTTGTGTGCGTGTTAGTAACAGAAGGATTTAA
- the LOC121514659 gene encoding dispanin subfamily A member 2b-like, whose translation MNPEGYPAQSGGPAVVNTTTVNIVAEPPKDHIIWSLLCFVYTNPCCLGLVALIHSIKARDRKMVGDLEGARQYGLSARNYNIAATALFCLIMLIFIISVSVNSGK comes from the exons ATGAATCCTGAAGGGTATCCTGCACAGTCTGGAGGACCTGCAGTGGTTAACACCACCACTGTGAACATCGTCGCTGAACCCCCCAAGGACCACATCATCTGGTCTCTCTTATGCTTCGTCTACACGAACCCCTGCTGTCTTGGACTGGTCGCTCTCATCCACTCCATCAAG GCCAGGGATCGGAAAATGGTTGGTGACCTGGAGGGTGCTCGACAATATGGCTTATCTGCCCGAAACTACAACATCGCAGCcactgctttgttttgtttgattatGTTGATTTTCATAATTTCTGTATCTGTTAATTCTGGGAAATAA
- the LOC121515562 gene encoding dispanin subfamily A member 2b-like, with protein MNPEGVPLHGRGYEGYPAQPGGPAVVNTTTVNIITEPPKDHIIWSLLCFVYSNPCCLGLVALIHSIKARDRKMVGDLEGARHYGSTARCYNIAATVLFCLGILIFIICIIATSVATSNAMSYHPNYGYGK; from the exons ATGAATCCTGAGGGGGTACCACTGCATGGGAGGGGGTATGAAGGGTATCCTGCACAGCCTGGAGGACCTGCAGTGGTTAACACCACCACTGTGAACATAATCACTGAACCCCCCAAAGACCACATCATCTGGTCTCTCTTATGCTTCGTCTACTCGAACCCCTGCTGTCTTGGACTGGTCGCTCTCATCCACTCCATCAAG GCCAGGGATCGGAAAATGGTTGGTGACCTGGAGGGTGCTCGACATTACGGCTCAACCGCCCGATGCTACAACATCGCAGCCAccgttttgttttgtttggggATCTTGATTTTCATAATTTGTATAATTGCTACATCTGTGGCTACAAGTAATGCAATGAGTTACCACCCAAACTATGGGTACGGCAAGTAA